The Xylophilus rhododendri genomic interval AAGGCGGCCAACTTCGTGCTGATCCCGGTCCAGCCCTCGCCCTACGACATCTGGGCGGCATCCGACTTGGTCGACCTGGTCAAGCAGCGCATCGAGGTCACCGATGGAAAGCTGCAGGCCGCCTTCGTGGTGTCGCGACTGATCAAGGGCACCCGCATCGGCGGCGAGGTGGCCGAGGCACTGGCGGGCTACGGCCTGCCCATCCTCGAATCGCGGATCGCGCAGCGGGTGAGCTATCCCGGCACGGCCGCGACGGGAACCACCGTTCTGGACGCCGAGCCGGACGGTGATGCAGCGGCCGAGGTTCGCGCCCTGGCCGATGAAATCAAGCAGAAACTCATTTGAACTTTTGAGGTAATGAGTAAATGAGCAAAATCAACTCCACTCTGAGCGCAGGCCGGCCGAGCGCCCGCACCGACCGGGCTGCGGCAACGCTGGCCAGCCTGACGGACGACGCCGGCGGCACCAAGCGCGTC includes:
- a CDS encoding plasmid partition protein ParG; the protein is MSKINSTLSAGRPSARTDRAAATLASLTDDAGGTKRVNFELSAEQHARLKIYATKQGKSIKDLLTEYVVGLPA